In Flavobacteriales bacterium, the genomic window CACCTATATGCATGAAGGTGATCCGCTTTTTTATGCGGGCTATTCATGATAGATAATGTTTGGGCGTTCAAGGTAATCCCGTCGCACGATCTCACCGAAGGGTTTGTTTTCCAGTTTGCTGTCGATCCATGCGATGAAATCAAAATACTCCAAAGCCTTTCGTTCGTAGGGATCTTCCCGAAGTGTAATGATCTCATGGCGGGTTTCACGGAAGGCCTCGATAAGCTGTGTTTTGTTGGTGATGTGCGGTGCCTTCTTTTGGATGAAATCGATGATGATACGTTCAAGCTGATAAGCTCTTTCGCGTTTTTGAAGAAACAGGTAGGTGGATCGCACCGCATAGTCCAGCAAACCGTCATTCCCTAATTCATAATGTAGAATCAGGTTAACGATCCTGGAAAAGCACATCAGGTCCTGGCGCAATTCCCACACCTTTTCATTCAGGATCTTGTTTAACCAGTACAGGGCATTCTTATAATCTCCCACCCCGAAATAAACATAAAAGAGATTATAGTAAAAGCTCATGGTGCGCAGGGGAGTGATACCCGAACCGTAACTTGTTAGTCCGGCCTTGATCGCCGGCGCATATTTTACGCCTTCGTCAAATGCACCGGTATTCATCGAAAGGATCAGGGCATTGTTATAGTATCGGTAAAAGCGCCGGGCTTCTTCCATGGAGGAGGTTACCGGAGCGTTTTTCAGCTTGTGAAGATTTTTACGGTATTCGTCATATTTGCGAACGGCAAGCATGGCCGGACAACTATTGCTGATCAGGGAGGTATAGCTTTGGGGGCTGCGCTCTATCAATGCGGGGTTTTGTTCAAAAATGTCCAGCATTTTCCGACTGCTTTCATAGGCTTTCTCCCAGTCACTGGTCATCAGGTAAAGCAGGTTCAGACTGTTATAGTATTGCTGCCGTGCCCAGTTGGATAAGGGTCCGTCTTCATTAGATAGCTCTTCTGAGTTCAGACTGTCAAATACCCATTTTGACGAAGCCATGGATCGGATCTTTTCACCTTCTTTTTTCGCTTTTACCAATATCTTCATGAGGATACCACCATACGTTTGCTGATTCATGAAGCGCTGGTTATTCAGGTCGATTTGTTGCAGGATATCCTCAAGCTTGTTTTCCACTCCTTTATCTACGGCGTAGCGTTCAATGATCATTCTTCTTTTGAATGATAATGCCTTGGAGGCATAGTCGAAGTATTCGTACTTCACCGCTGTTTTGATCACCTGCTCCAACACCTTATCGCAATTTTTATAGAGGGATTTTTTGTAAAGAATTTCAGCGTGATGAAGACTGCGGTTGAGTTGGGCCTCTACAGATCCGTGGGCATGGTAGGCACTCAACGCTTCCAGGATCATATTGTACAGGTAGTTTTTGCGAACCGAGAGATGCTTGATAAAGGGTTCGTTGCGCAGTTTCTTTACCAGTGCTTTTTCGTCATAGGTGTCACGTGAAGCGATGGCATCAAACAGCACCACGTAGGCGTTCTTTTCACCAATGACATGCTTTGAAGCGAATATTTTAAAATACCGCTTCTCCGATTTACTCATGGATTGGATGAGTTGGAAAAGATCATCCGATGATTTCATGGACGGAATATTTACTGGATGGAATCGTAAGTAAACGGCAGATGCAAATCGTACTCAAGATACCAAATAATAGCCAATGGTCCCCGTTGTTTATGAAATAATAACTGTTGGGTGTCCATAACAATTCGCGGTCGGACACGTAAGATGTAAGCCTTCGGGTAACGTGGAGGAATTCGTTGGGTTCAGTTTCCTAAAATCTCCCATACCTTTGCTTACTTAACCATCTCGGATGATCAGGATCGTAGCATTCACGTTTTTATATTGTATGGTGATCTGCGCACATGCGGCGGAACGTTATACCATCAGTGGTTACATTACCGACAAAGGCAGCGGTGAGACACTGATCGGGGCGGCGATCCTGGTGGAGGGTACTTCAACGGGAACAGTTACCAACAACTATGGATACTATGCCATGAGCCTGCCGGAAGGGCGTTATGTGCTTTCCTTCCGCTACATCGGATATCAACCCATGATCAGTGATACGTTTTCGCTGAACGCTGATACCGCCATCAATGTGGTGTTGCGTCCGGTCGCTGTGGATCTCGATGGTGTTGTCATAGAGGCGGAGCGTCCGACCAGGGTAACCGACCGGGATGTTACTTCTTCGCTCAGTAAGTTTAAGATTGAAGTAAAGGATATGGCGGGCATTCCTTCCGTGGGAGGAGAGGTGGATGTGTTCAAGGTGGTTCAGCTCATGCCCGGGGTGAAGAAGGGCATCGAGGGAAGTGCGGGCATGTTTGTCAGGGGAGGAGATGGTGACCAGAACCTGATCCTGCTGGATGAAGCCACCGTCTATAACGCGGCCCACCTATTCGGTTTTTTCTCAGTCTTCAACCCCGATGCATTGAACGATGTGACGCTGGTGAAGGCGGGATTTCCTGCAAGCTACGGTGGGCGGCTTTCATCTGTCATGGATATCCGAATGAAGGAGGGACGCATGGACCGATTCTCTGCAGAAGGTGGCGTGGGTTTGCTGTCATCAAAAATCACATTGCAGGGACCAATCAAAAAAGACACTTCCTCTTTTATGATCTCCGGTCGCAGGACCTACATCGATCAGGTGGTCCGGATCGTTGAAAAGGGAGATCCGTTGCCTTATTATTTTTACGACCTGAATGCGAAGGTCAACTACCGTTTTACCGACAAAGACCGTATTTTTCTGAGTACTTACCTTGGCGATGATGTGTTGCGTTTTAAAGCGGATGTGGAAGAGTCGCTTTTTAATTTCCGGTTCCTGTTAGGAAATTTTACGGCCACCGCCCGTTGGAATCACGTCTATGGCAAACGCCTTTTTTCCAATGTATCTCTGATCCATACCCGGTTCAGGTACGATGTGTCCGGTGCTTTTGCGGAAAACTCCATCCTGATCGGTTCCAGTATTCAGGATTATCAGATGAAGGCCGACTTCGATTATTTTCAGAGTCCGCGCAGCCATGTGCGTTTCGGAGCCACTTCTTACAAGCATCACTTCAGGCCGAATGTGGTTAGTACGTCGGGTGATTTGTCTGCCAGCTATGCCTCAAGGGAAGGTGACCTGGTCACGACAAATGAAATCGCCTTCTATATGATGAACGACCGGAAGATTGGCAACCGCATGACGGTGACGGGAGGTTTGAGGTATTCAGCTGCGCTTACCCAAAAGACGGTATACAGCAATGCGGAACCTCGTTTCTCCACATCATTGAGGTTGGGTGCGCAGGGTTATCTTAAAGCAAGCTATTCCAGGATGGCGCAGTACATGCACCTCGTATCCAGTTCATCAATTGCCCTTCCCACGGATCTTTGGTATCCGGTTACAAAGCGGGTGCAGCCGCAGCAGGCAGACCATTACGCGATAGGATTTGAAAACACTTTCGAGAAAAGCGGTTTGTTGCTGGGTTTGGAAACGTACTATAAAGAGATGCATAGCATTGTCGAGTACCGGGAAGGTGCCCAGCTTATTCTGAACGACAACTATGAAGATGAACTGATCAAAGGGACGGGAACGGCCTATGGCGTGGAATTCATAGCAAAGAGAAGCAAAGGGCGCGTCACCGGTTGGGTGGGTTACACCCTCTCCTGGTCCAAACGTCAGTTTGATGAGCTTAACCATGGGGAGCCGTTCTTTGCCAGGTATGACCGCAGGCATGACTTGTCTGTTGTAACCAACTTACGGATTTCAGAGCGCCTGCGTTTTGCTGTGGTATGGACGTATGCATCCGGCGCGTGGTTTACGCCGTTGACCGGTCAGTTCTTTATGCCGAACTCATCGCTGTCCGGTGTAGATATCCTGCCCATTTATTCAGGGAAGAATTCTGTTCGCTTTCCCAATGCACACCGCCTGGATGCCAACCTGATGTGGAGCAGCAAACCGGATAAACGTTTCCACAGCGAATGGCATTTCGGAGCTTATAACATATACAACCGGACGCAGCCGTTTCTGACGGAAGTGGTCACCGGTGAAGATGGAACGGTCAAGTATGTTGCACGCGGATTGTTCGGTTTTATACCGTCTGTCGCTTATAATTTCAAGTTTTAGATGATGAGAAGCGTGCACAAATATTTATATATCGCCATGATCTTGCTTTCGGGTTGCAGGCCCGAGCCATTGGAGATTTTGTTGGATCAGCATGAACCAAGGCCTGTGGTTGCTTCACATATCATACCTGAAAAGGAACTGGCGGTTGGCCTGACACGAAGTTTCAGTCCGCTTAGTAAACCGCTTGAGGGGGATGAAGTACGCCCCGATTTTCTGGATGAGATCCTTATTCGGGATGCTGTTGTGACCGTTAGTTATCTGGGGCAAACCGATACCCTCCGGATGGTCAGTCCGGGGGTTTATGTGAGCGATCTCACCCTGGTCTATGATCACGGCGATTACCAGCTGAATGTATATGATCCATCCACCGGCGATAGGGTTTCTGCCTTGTCCACCATGTTGCCCAAAGTAGAGTTTGATACGGTATATCCTGTGATACAACGCCTGCCCGGTGACACAACGATTCATGTGAGCTACACCATTTCCGATGACCCGTCTACCGATAACTGGTACGTGATCGCATACTATAACAAGACGGATGCGAATGCCGCACCGAACCTGGATTTGAGTGATTACTTCACCAGGGGGTCTAACCAACTCCGGGATGTGGATTTATTGTCTGATAAACTTTTTGAGAACGGCAAATACGAAGCGACGGTACAGCTGGAGAACATCGGTTTGCAGGATACCATCGCGGTGGTGCTTTCCAATATCAGTGAAGGTTATTTTAGTTTTTTACACGCGTACAAGAAGTCCGGAAATATTCTCAATCAGATCACCGGGGAGCCCATCAACTATCCGACAAATGTGGTGGGAGGTTATGGCTATTTCAATACCCACAATCCGGACGCCCGCATATTTGATTTGAACGGGTACTAAAACAAGGCCTTACTCGGAAATGCGTCCGCTTTCATTTTCACTTTTATTCAGAAACTCCTCTGTGCGTTTGGCGGCGATGTTGTTGAGAAACCGTCCGTCGGTTTTGGTGAGGGCGCTTTCCAGGGTGTTTTGAGCGCACAGGAACACATAGGGGCGACCGGTTGCTGGTTCGGTATTGCCAAATGACATCGTAAGCGTTGCTTGCTCCGCGTTGTTCTTTGTTTTAAAATCCCAGGTTTGAATGGATATTTCACTTCCTCCGAATTTCCAGGTGCCTTCATTGGAAGCGGCGGGTATGACAATATCTTGCTGGTCTTCGGATGAAACGTTTCCTGAAACGGCTTTGACATTAGCGACCACCAGTTTATATTCCTTATCCGCGGTGATCGAATGATTCAGCGTGACCGAACCGTTGCTTACCCCATCTGCATGATAAGCTATCACCGTCCAACCCTGGCTTTGCTCGAACTTTCCTATAAAATCGTTAACGGCATCTTCGGCCAACTGTTCGTTCGAAGTGATCATTTCAGGCAAAAGCATGGGTGAAATTTCATCCGGAACGGAATCGGTCTCAGGGATCATATAAAACACCAGGGTGATCACCTCTCTCATATACTTTGAGTCGAGTAGGGTTTCAATGGCATATGTGCCTGTCTTTTCGAAGTGGTATTCGTTTCCTTCGAAGTACACGCCGAGTCCTTCGTGACTGGTCAGTGGCTTTGACATCTTTACTTCCGATCCGTTTAGGAGGATGACTTCATGTAACGGTGAATCCTTGTCTTCATATTTCCGAAAGACCGCCGTGAAGTAGTCTCCGGGCCTGGTGACCTCAAAGTTCTTCGTGATGTTTTTTCCATTATAGGAGAAGTCCTGACTAACTGCTACGCAGCGGAACTTTTTGGAACTTTCCTTCTCCCAGATAAATCCATTGGCCATGTCTTTGAGGGAAGGGGACTGTGCATGAACGGCCGCTGTCAGAAGCAGGCCGGTAATAAAAAGCAAACCACGGAGTTTCATAGCAATCAATTTTGCCGCGAAAGTAAGGCATTGCCTGGCGCTGATTGTATACCGGGGGGGTAGATTTAACGATTTGCTAATCTTTCACGTTAGTCACCGTTGGATTGTTTCATGAGTCGAAACATCTGTAATCCCAATTCCAGTTCAATATATTCTCCGGCGTGATTTTCCCGGAGTGGTGCTCCTGTCAGGGTTAGCAAATATGGATGTATGTGATCTGCATCCAGACTGAGATGGCCAAGTCTGCTAAAATACGCTACCGTGCTCCAGTTGGTACTTATATCTGATGTTGTACCAATGATGGTGCCTGGCGGAATTTCTGTGATGATCTTATGAATGTCTTCCAATTTTTGTTTGTCGCGGGAGTATCTGCCTATGTTGTAAAAGGAAGTGAGGATAACCGCTAACCATAA contains:
- a CDS encoding TonB-dependent receptor, translated to MIRIVAFTFLYCMVICAHAAERYTISGYITDKGSGETLIGAAILVEGTSTGTVTNNYGYYAMSLPEGRYVLSFRYIGYQPMISDTFSLNADTAINVVLRPVAVDLDGVVIEAERPTRVTDRDVTSSLSKFKIEVKDMAGIPSVGGEVDVFKVVQLMPGVKKGIEGSAGMFVRGGDGDQNLILLDEATVYNAAHLFGFFSVFNPDALNDVTLVKAGFPASYGGRLSSVMDIRMKEGRMDRFSAEGGVGLLSSKITLQGPIKKDTSSFMISGRRTYIDQVVRIVEKGDPLPYYFYDLNAKVNYRFTDKDRIFLSTYLGDDVLRFKADVEESLFNFRFLLGNFTATARWNHVYGKRLFSNVSLIHTRFRYDVSGAFAENSILIGSSIQDYQMKADFDYFQSPRSHVRFGATSYKHHFRPNVVSTSGDLSASYASREGDLVTTNEIAFYMMNDRKIGNRMTVTGGLRYSAALTQKTVYSNAEPRFSTSLRLGAQGYLKASYSRMAQYMHLVSSSSIALPTDLWYPVTKRVQPQQADHYAIGFENTFEKSGLLLGLETYYKEMHSIVEYREGAQLILNDNYEDELIKGTGTAYGVEFIAKRSKGRVTGWVGYTLSWSKRQFDELNHGEPFFARYDRRHDLSVVTNLRISERLRFAVVWTYASGAWFTPLTGQFFMPNSSLSGVDILPIYSGKNSVRFPNAHRLDANLMWSSKPDKRFHSEWHFGAYNIYNRTQPFLTEVVTGEDGTVKYVARGLFGFIPSVAYNFKF
- a CDS encoding DUF4249 family protein, producing MMRSVHKYLYIAMILLSGCRPEPLEILLDQHEPRPVVASHIIPEKELAVGLTRSFSPLSKPLEGDEVRPDFLDEILIRDAVVTVSYLGQTDTLRMVSPGVYVSDLTLVYDHGDYQLNVYDPSTGDRVSALSTMLPKVEFDTVYPVIQRLPGDTTIHVSYTISDDPSTDNWYVIAYYNKTDANAAPNLDLSDYFTRGSNQLRDVDLLSDKLFENGKYEATVQLENIGLQDTIAVVLSNISEGYFSFLHAYKKSGNILNQITGEPINYPTNVVGGYGYFNTHNPDARIFDLNGY